A genomic segment from Streptomyces antibioticus encodes:
- a CDS encoding ABC transporter permease, which yields MLKATLRSFLAHKGRLLLSALAVVLSVAFVAGSLIFSDTVTRTFDRLFASTAADVSIEPKDDLTSSVPTGAVQTLPASLAAEVARVDGVAAARPDVGVQNITVVDSENESVGPTTGAPTIAADWNVTDRSPVRLTSGRAPRGDGEALLDADTADKKHVDIGDTLTVMAQPGTFRVEIVGIATFRTTNPGSALVFLDPKAAPALLLGSADLATGVSVDAAPGVTDAELKRRVSAALGPGPYEVRTADEQAKSSAESLGGFLDVIKYVMLGFAGISVLVGVFLIVNTFSMLIAQRTRELGLLRALGADRRQVRRSVLTEAVLLGLVGSTLGLAAGIGLAAGLIRLMSAFGMNLKTTEMVVGWGTPVAAYAVGVGVTFVAAYLPARRAAAVSPMAALADADVAGVGRPLKVRAVVGSVLGALGAAALAGCAVSSRTASAASLLGLGVVLTLVATVVAGPLLVRPVIRVLGGAFPALFGTVGRMSQRNALRNPRRTGATAAALMVGLALVGGMSVASASMSKSFDQQIDDTLGADFVVQNANYTPFSQEVTDAVRGTDGVGLVVRQRFAPVAVRLPDGDRVETTAAGYDDGVDDVAHVTYAAGDSAAALAEGAIGMDADFAEDHGVRIGSVLPVEFPGGRKTELKVTALTDQDAADGFGMQGGLFFGIATVEKYVPGGQDSALYVNAAGDGGADQLRPRLERTLDAYPQVQARDQADYKKLVHDQIAVLLYLVYALLGLAIVIAVLGVVNTLALSVVERTREIGLLRAIGLGRRQLRRMIRLESVVIAVFGAVLGLALGLVWGVCIQQVLALQGMKALAVPWGTVVAVVIGSGIVGVVAALLPAMRASRMNVLAAIAHE from the coding sequence GTGCTGAAGGCCACCCTCAGGAGTTTCCTCGCGCACAAGGGGCGGCTGCTCCTCTCGGCGCTCGCCGTGGTGCTGTCCGTGGCGTTCGTCGCGGGCAGCCTGATCTTCTCGGACACGGTGACCCGTACCTTCGACCGGCTCTTCGCGTCGACGGCGGCGGACGTCTCCATCGAGCCGAAGGACGATCTGACCTCGTCCGTGCCGACCGGCGCCGTCCAGACCCTGCCCGCCTCCCTCGCCGCCGAGGTGGCCCGCGTCGACGGGGTCGCGGCGGCCCGCCCGGACGTGGGCGTGCAGAACATCACGGTCGTCGACAGCGAGAACGAGTCGGTGGGGCCGACCACCGGCGCCCCCACCATCGCCGCCGACTGGAACGTCACCGACCGCAGCCCCGTACGGCTCACCTCGGGGCGCGCCCCGCGCGGGGACGGCGAGGCGCTGCTCGACGCGGACACCGCCGACAAGAAGCACGTGGACATCGGCGACACGCTCACCGTGATGGCCCAGCCGGGCACCTTCCGCGTCGAGATCGTCGGCATCGCCACCTTCCGCACCACCAACCCGGGTTCGGCCCTGGTCTTCCTCGACCCGAAGGCCGCCCCCGCCCTGCTGCTGGGCTCGGCGGACCTGGCGACCGGCGTCTCCGTGGACGCGGCGCCGGGCGTGACCGACGCCGAGCTGAAGCGCCGGGTGAGCGCCGCGCTCGGCCCGGGGCCGTACGAGGTGCGCACGGCCGACGAGCAGGCGAAGTCGTCGGCGGAGTCCCTGGGCGGGTTCCTCGACGTGATCAAGTACGTGATGCTCGGTTTCGCCGGGATCTCGGTGCTCGTGGGCGTCTTCCTGATCGTCAACACGTTCTCGATGCTGATCGCCCAGCGCACCCGCGAACTGGGCCTGCTGCGCGCCCTGGGCGCCGACCGCCGTCAGGTGCGGCGCTCGGTGCTCACCGAGGCGGTGCTGCTCGGTCTGGTCGGTTCGACGCTGGGCCTCGCGGCCGGCATCGGGCTCGCCGCCGGGCTGATCCGGCTGATGAGCGCGTTCGGCATGAACCTCAAGACCACGGAGATGGTCGTCGGCTGGGGCACCCCGGTGGCGGCCTACGCCGTCGGCGTCGGCGTCACCTTCGTGGCGGCCTATCTCCCGGCCCGGCGCGCGGCCGCCGTCTCGCCGATGGCAGCCCTCGCGGACGCCGATGTGGCGGGCGTGGGACGGCCGTTGAAGGTCCGCGCGGTGGTCGGTTCGGTCCTCGGGGCGCTCGGCGCGGCCGCGCTGGCGGGCTGCGCGGTCTCCTCGCGTACGGCGTCGGCGGCCTCCCTGCTGGGGCTGGGCGTCGTGCTGACCCTGGTCGCGACCGTCGTCGCGGGCCCGCTGCTGGTGCGTCCGGTGATCCGGGTGCTGGGCGGGGCCTTCCCCGCCCTGTTCGGCACGGTCGGGCGGATGAGCCAGCGCAACGCCCTGCGCAACCCGCGCCGCACCGGTGCCACGGCGGCCGCGCTCATGGTCGGCCTGGCCCTGGTGGGCGGCATGTCGGTGGCGAGCGCCTCGATGTCGAAGTCCTTCGACCAGCAGATCGACGACACGCTCGGCGCGGACTTCGTGGTCCAGAACGCCAACTACACGCCGTTCTCCCAGGAGGTCACGGACGCGGTGCGCGGCACCGACGGCGTCGGCCTCGTCGTACGGCAGCGGTTCGCGCCGGTCGCCGTCCGGCTGCCGGACGGCGACCGGGTCGAGACGACCGCCGCCGGGTACGACGACGGGGTCGACGACGTCGCCCATGTCACCTACGCGGCGGGCGACTCGGCGGCCGCGCTGGCCGAGGGCGCGATCGGCATGGACGCCGACTTCGCCGAGGACCACGGCGTACGGATCGGCAGCGTGCTCCCGGTCGAGTTCCCGGGCGGCCGCAAGACCGAGCTGAAGGTGACCGCGCTCACCGACCAGGACGCCGCCGACGGGTTCGGGATGCAGGGCGGACTGTTCTTCGGGATCGCGACCGTCGAGAAGTACGTGCCCGGCGGCCAGGACTCCGCGCTGTACGTGAACGCGGCGGGCGACGGCGGCGCCGATCAGCTACGGCCCCGGCTGGAGCGGACCCTCGACGCGTACCCGCAGGTGCAGGCGCGCGACCAGGCCGACTACAAGAAGCTGGTGCACGACCAGATCGCCGTCCTGCTGTACCTCGTGTACGCGCTGCTCGGGCTGGCCATCGTCATCGCGGTGCTCGGCGTGGTCAACACCCTGGCGCTGTCGGTGGTCGAGCGGACCCGGGAGATCGGGCTGCTGCGGGCCATCGGTCTCGGCCGGCGGCAACTGCGCCGGATGATCCGGCTGGAGTCGGTCGTCATCGCCGTCTTCGGCGCCGTCCTCGGGCTCGCGCTGGGCCTGGTGTGGGGCGTGTGCATACAGCAGGTACTGGCGCTCCAGGGCATGAAAGCCCTGGCCGTCCCGTGGGGCACTGTGGTCGCGGTGGTGATCGGCTCGGGGATCGTCGGAGTCGTGGCAGCGTTGCTCCCGGCGATGCGTGCATCCCGCATGAATGTGCTGGCGGCCATCGCCCACGAATGA
- a CDS encoding LLM class F420-dependent oxidoreductase, translating to MSSRPFRFGVNLVEPSPAAEWRAKCRRAEALGYDVLAVPDHLGMPAPFPALIAAAEATERPRLGTSVLNAGFWNPALLAREVATTDALTGGRLELGLGTGYVRDEHEAAGLPWGSPGERVDRLRHTVEELDRLLGSDGFRPRPVQEPRVPVLIGANGDRMLKLTAEHADIASFTGRFLVPGSTSGQLAPISAERLDERVARYRELARGRKEEAELNLLIHWVIVTEDREAAVHGLMDRIPDLTLEQAMELPILLVGTEREIAAQVLAQRERYGFSYLTVLEPFMEDFAPVIAELRGR from the coding sequence ATGTCGTCGCGTCCGTTCCGGTTCGGGGTCAACCTGGTCGAGCCCTCGCCCGCCGCCGAGTGGCGCGCCAAGTGCCGCCGAGCGGAGGCCCTCGGCTACGACGTCCTGGCGGTCCCCGACCATCTGGGGATGCCCGCGCCGTTCCCCGCGCTGATCGCGGCCGCCGAGGCCACCGAGCGGCCCCGGCTCGGCACGTCCGTGCTCAACGCCGGGTTCTGGAACCCGGCGTTGCTGGCCCGCGAGGTGGCCACCACGGACGCGCTGACCGGCGGCCGGCTCGAACTGGGCCTCGGCACCGGGTATGTGCGCGACGAGCATGAGGCGGCGGGGCTGCCGTGGGGGTCGCCGGGCGAGCGGGTGGACCGGCTGCGGCACACGGTGGAGGAGCTGGACCGGCTCCTCGGCTCGGACGGCTTCCGGCCCCGGCCGGTGCAGGAACCGCGCGTGCCGGTCCTGATCGGCGCCAACGGCGACCGGATGCTGAAGCTGACCGCCGAGCACGCCGACATCGCCTCCTTCACCGGCCGGTTTCTGGTGCCGGGCAGCACCTCGGGGCAGCTCGCCCCGATCTCGGCGGAGCGGCTCGACGAGCGGGTGGCGCGCTACCGGGAGCTGGCGCGGGGGCGCAAGGAGGAGGCGGAGCTGAACCTCCTGATCCACTGGGTGATCGTCACCGAGGACCGGGAGGCCGCCGTGCACGGCCTCATGGACCGGATCCCCGACCTCACCCTCGAACAGGCGATGGAGCTGCCCATCCTGCTGGTCGGCACCGAGCGGGAGATCGCCGCGCAGGTGCTGGCGCAGCGGGAGCGGTACGGCTTCTCGTACCTCACCGTGCTGGAGCCGTTCATGGAGGACTTCGCACCGGTGATCGCGGAGTTGCGGGGGCGCTGA
- a CDS encoding GNAT family N-acetyltransferase codes for MSDLRIRAATPDDLDTVLAFWKSAAEGTSISDDPGGVERLVARDPEALLLAELDGELAGTVIAGFDGWRCHLYRLAVHPERRRRGIGSALLAAAEERFVRLGGRRGDAMVLTRNETAHHAWHAAGYTPEERWRRWTKPLTD; via the coding sequence ATGTCTGATCTGCGGATACGGGCCGCGACGCCCGACGACCTGGACACCGTGCTGGCCTTCTGGAAGAGCGCCGCCGAGGGGACGAGCATCAGCGACGACCCCGGCGGTGTGGAGCGGCTGGTCGCGCGCGATCCCGAGGCGCTGCTCCTCGCCGAGCTGGACGGCGAGCTGGCCGGCACGGTGATCGCCGGATTCGACGGCTGGCGGTGCCATCTGTACCGCCTGGCGGTACATCCGGAGCGCCGCCGTCGCGGGATCGGGTCGGCGCTGCTGGCCGCCGCCGAGGAGCGCTTCGTCCGGCTGGGCGGGCGCCGCGGGGACGCGATGGTGCTCACCCGCAACGAGACGGCCCACCATGCCTGGCACGCGGCGGGGTACACGCCCGAGGAGCGGTGGCGGCGCTGGACGAAGCCGCTCACGGACTGA
- a CDS encoding hemolysin family protein, producing MTEVLLLLAAILLSFACGAFVAAEFSLTTVERSELERAAERGERGAAGALKAVRGLTFQLSGAQLGITVTNLVVGMLAEPSIAKLISGPLESAGLSSGASSSVALLLGTALSTVFLMVVGELVPKNWAISSPLAVAKTVGNGQRWFSAAFRPFITHLNNTANRIVRRFGVEPTEELAAARGPQELAALARHSAREGALEADTAELFVRTLNLADLTAENVMTPRVQVIALDAQATCEDVANATRATGLSRFPVYRGTLDAVVGTAHIKDALAVTSGRRPRVPVSEIMREPLLVPESLTVDRLLDRLSGKRTMAVVIDEYGGTAGVATLEDIVEEVVGEVRDEHDPHETPDLAPAGTDDTGRTLYSADGAARTDQLARVGLAAPEGPYETLAGLVATELGRIPAVGDTVEVAGWRMDVVDASGRRAARVLLHAPLADDHDHDRHHDGRGGRGDHSEGAGR from the coding sequence ATGACGGAAGTGCTTCTGCTGCTGGCGGCGATCCTGCTGTCGTTCGCGTGCGGCGCGTTCGTCGCCGCCGAGTTCTCGCTGACCACCGTCGAGCGCAGTGAGCTGGAGCGGGCGGCCGAGCGCGGCGAGCGCGGCGCGGCCGGTGCCCTCAAGGCCGTGCGCGGCCTCACCTTCCAGCTCTCCGGCGCCCAGCTCGGCATCACCGTCACCAACCTGGTGGTCGGCATGCTGGCCGAGCCGTCGATCGCCAAGCTGATCTCCGGGCCGCTGGAGTCGGCCGGGCTGTCGAGCGGCGCGTCGAGTTCGGTGGCGCTGCTGCTGGGCACGGCCCTGTCGACGGTGTTCCTGATGGTCGTCGGCGAGCTGGTGCCCAAGAACTGGGCGATCTCCTCCCCGCTGGCGGTCGCCAAGACCGTGGGCAACGGCCAGCGCTGGTTCAGCGCCGCCTTCCGGCCGTTCATCACCCATCTCAACAACACCGCGAACCGGATCGTGCGCCGCTTCGGCGTGGAGCCCACCGAGGAACTGGCCGCCGCGCGCGGCCCGCAGGAGCTGGCGGCGCTGGCCCGGCACTCCGCCCGGGAGGGCGCCCTGGAGGCGGACACCGCCGAGCTGTTCGTGCGCACCCTGAACCTGGCCGACCTCACCGCGGAGAACGTGATGACCCCGCGCGTCCAGGTCATCGCCCTCGACGCCCAGGCGACCTGCGAGGACGTGGCGAACGCGACCCGGGCGACCGGCCTGTCCCGCTTCCCCGTCTACCGCGGCACGCTGGACGCCGTCGTCGGCACCGCGCACATCAAGGACGCCCTCGCCGTGACGTCCGGGCGCCGGCCGCGCGTGCCCGTCTCGGAGATCATGCGCGAACCCCTGCTGGTCCCCGAGTCGCTGACCGTGGACCGGCTGCTCGACCGGCTGTCCGGCAAGCGGACCATGGCGGTCGTCATCGACGAGTACGGCGGTACGGCGGGCGTGGCCACGCTGGAGGACATCGTCGAGGAGGTCGTCGGCGAGGTCCGCGACGAGCACGACCCGCACGAGACGCCCGACCTGGCCCCCGCGGGCACCGACGACACCGGGCGCACCCTGTACTCGGCCGACGGCGCCGCCCGCACCGACCAGCTCGCGCGCGTGGGCCTCGCGGCGCCCGAGGGGCCGTACGAGACGCTGGCCGGTCTGGTGGCCACCGAGCTGGGCCGGATACCGGCCGTCGGCGACACCGTCGAGGTCGCCGGCTGGCGGATGGACGTGGTGGACGCGTCCGGACGCCGGGCGGCGCGGGTGCTGCTGCACGCGCCGCTCGCCGACGACCACGACCACGACAGGCATCACGACGGCCGTGGCGGCCGTGGCGATCATTCGGAAGGGGCGGGCCGGTGA
- a CDS encoding hemolysin family protein: MTAVQLLIALATLVVNAFFVGAEFALISVRRAQIEPYAERGDRRAKSVLWGLQHVSALMAAAQLGITLCTLVLGVVAEPAIAHLLEPVFHAVGVPEGAGHAVSFVIALAVATYLHMLLGEMVPKNIALAEPVRSALLLGPPLVTLSRALRPVIFTINAFANALLKLLRIETKDEVTAAFSDAQLAQIVKDAGEAGLIDDRAQERLHDALELGRRPVRDVVMPLERVTYARVGVTPEELERLSAETGFSRFPVVDEGRRIVGYLHVKDALDASPRDEPFRLRDMRAIARVRETTLLDDVLTAMRGSRTHLAAALGSDGRLAGLVTMEDVLRELFGQRA; the protein is encoded by the coding sequence GTGACCGCGGTACAACTGCTGATCGCACTGGCGACCCTGGTCGTCAACGCGTTCTTCGTGGGCGCGGAGTTCGCGCTGATCTCCGTACGCCGCGCCCAGATCGAGCCGTACGCCGAACGAGGCGACCGGCGCGCCAAGAGCGTGCTGTGGGGTCTCCAGCACGTGTCGGCGCTGATGGCGGCTGCCCAGCTCGGCATCACCCTGTGCACCCTGGTGCTCGGCGTGGTGGCGGAACCGGCGATCGCGCATCTGCTGGAGCCGGTGTTCCACGCGGTGGGCGTGCCCGAGGGCGCGGGGCACGCGGTGTCCTTCGTGATCGCGCTGGCGGTCGCCACGTATCTGCACATGCTGCTCGGCGAGATGGTGCCCAAGAACATCGCGCTCGCCGAGCCGGTGCGCAGCGCGCTGCTGCTCGGCCCGCCGCTGGTCACGCTGTCCCGGGCGCTGCGTCCGGTGATCTTCACGATCAACGCGTTCGCCAACGCCCTGCTGAAGCTGCTGCGGATCGAGACGAAGGACGAGGTCACCGCGGCCTTCTCCGACGCGCAGCTCGCCCAGATCGTCAAGGACGCCGGGGAGGCGGGGCTGATCGACGACCGCGCCCAGGAGCGGCTGCACGACGCCCTGGAGCTGGGCCGCCGGCCGGTCCGGGACGTCGTCATGCCGCTGGAGCGCGTGACGTACGCGCGCGTGGGCGTGACCCCGGAGGAGCTGGAGCGGCTGTCGGCCGAGACCGGGTTCTCGCGGTTCCCGGTGGTGGACGAGGGGCGCCGGATCGTCGGCTATCTGCATGTGAAGGACGCGCTGGACGCCTCGCCCCGGGACGAGCCGTTCCGGCTGCGGGACATGCGCGCCATCGCGCGCGTGCGGGAGACGACACTGCTGGACGACGTCCTGACCGCGATGCGGGGGAGCCGGACGCATCTCGCGGCGGCGCTCGGCTCGGACGGCCGGCTGGCCGGGCTGGTGACGATGGAGGACGTCCTGCGGGAGCTGTTCGGACAGCGGGCGTAG
- a CDS encoding SGNH/GDSL hydrolase family protein: MQTNPTHSSLVAVGDSFTEGMSDRLPDGSYRGWADLLAARMAARSPGFRYANLAVRGKLIGQIVEEQVGVAAAMEADVITLVGGLNDTLRPKCDMGRVTGLLTEAVERLAPACKQLVLMRSPGRQGPVLERFRPRMEELFACVDDLAARHGALVVDLYGAPSLGDPRLWDVDRLHLTPEGHRRVAEAVWQGLGYAPEDPEWHTPMPVTPPPGWTARRVADARFARQYLLPWIGRRLTGRSSGDGRPAKRPELLPYEGPTG; encoded by the coding sequence ATGCAGACGAACCCCACACACTCCAGCCTGGTCGCGGTCGGCGACTCCTTCACCGAGGGCATGTCGGACCGGCTGCCCGACGGCTCCTACCGGGGCTGGGCGGACCTCCTCGCCGCCCGGATGGCCGCCCGCAGCCCCGGCTTCCGCTACGCCAACCTGGCGGTGCGCGGCAAGCTGATCGGGCAGATCGTCGAGGAGCAGGTGGGGGTGGCGGCCGCGATGGAGGCGGACGTGATCACGCTGGTCGGCGGCCTGAACGACACCCTGCGCCCCAAGTGCGACATGGGCCGCGTGACGGGTCTGCTGACGGAGGCCGTGGAACGCCTGGCCCCGGCCTGCAAGCAACTGGTCCTGATGCGCAGTCCGGGCCGCCAGGGCCCGGTCCTAGAGCGTTTCCGGCCGCGTATGGAGGAACTCTTCGCCTGCGTCGACGACCTCGCCGCCCGGCACGGCGCGCTGGTCGTCGACCTGTACGGCGCCCCCTCGCTCGGCGATCCGCGCCTGTGGGACGTCGACCGGCTGCACCTCACGCCCGAGGGCCACCGCCGGGTCGCCGAGGCGGTCTGGCAGGGCCTCGGCTACGCCCCCGAGGACCCCGAGTGGCACACGCCGATGCCGGTGACCCCGCCGCCCGGCTGGACCGCCCGCCGCGTCGCGGACGCCCGCTTCGCCCGGCAGTACCTGCTCCCCTGGATAGGCCGCCGCCTGACCGGCCGCTCCTCGGGCGACGGCCGCCCGGCGAAACGCCCGGAACTGCTGCCGTACGAGGGTCCCACGGGGTAG
- a CDS encoding class I SAM-dependent methyltransferase: protein MPDRALTFGTVAESYERFRPAYPAELFALVTEYAARPLGTALEIGAGTGKATRLFAGRGITLTATDPDPAMLTELRKHVPQDVRTTQASFEDLPLDDSRYDLVYAAASLHWTHPQDRWTRLATLLNPSATFASFGGPLYLADPTVEEAVRTARAPFLERDDIPSPDGTPPGDAMQWPGTELRLSEWFTDVRQIAVRRRVTMSPHDYLGHLSTVSAYLVLPPAVREEVFSRIGRVLPERVEMVADITVHLARRRGVGPVS, encoded by the coding sequence ATGCCTGATCGCGCGCTGACCTTCGGAACGGTCGCGGAATCGTACGAACGCTTCCGCCCGGCCTACCCCGCGGAACTCTTCGCCCTGGTGACGGAGTACGCGGCCCGCCCGCTCGGCACGGCCCTGGAGATCGGCGCGGGAACAGGCAAGGCGACGCGCCTCTTCGCCGGCCGCGGAATCACACTCACGGCCACCGACCCCGACCCGGCCATGCTCACCGAACTACGCAAACACGTACCGCAGGACGTCCGCACGACCCAGGCGTCCTTCGAGGACCTCCCCCTGGACGACAGCCGATACGACCTGGTCTACGCGGCAGCCTCCCTCCACTGGACCCACCCACAGGACCGCTGGACCCGCCTGGCCACACTCCTGAACCCTTCCGCCACCTTCGCCTCCTTCGGCGGCCCCTTGTACTTGGCCGACCCGACGGTCGAGGAAGCGGTCCGCACGGCACGGGCCCCCTTCCTGGAACGCGACGACATCCCGTCCCCGGACGGCACACCCCCGGGCGACGCGATGCAGTGGCCGGGCACGGAACTCCGCCTCTCGGAGTGGTTCACGGACGTCCGCCAGATCGCCGTGCGCCGCCGCGTGACGATGAGCCCGCACGACTACCTCGGTCACCTGTCCACCGTCTCGGCGTACCTCGTCCTCCCACCCGCAGTGCGGGAGGAAGTGTTCAGCCGGATCGGGCGGGTGCTGCCGGAGAGGGTGGAGATGGTCGCGGACATCACTGTGCATCTGGCTCGTCGACGCGGTGTGGGCCCCGTCTCGTAG
- the purB gene encoding adenylosuccinate lyase gives MTSAPVKPRIPNVLAGRYASAELATLWSPEQKVRLERRLWLAVLRAQRDLGIEVPDAAIADYERVLDTVDLVSIAEREKVTRHDVKARIEEFNDLAGHEQVHKGMTSRDLTENVEQLQVRLSLELVRDRTVAVLARLGKLAGEYGELVMAGRSHNVAAQATTLGKRFATAADELLVAYQRVEELLGRYPLRGIKGPVGTAQDMLDLLGGDADKLAELEARIADHLGFSQAFTSVGQVYPRSLDYEVVTALVQLAAAPSSLAKTIRLMAGHELVTEGFKPGQVGSSAMPHKMNTRSCERVNGLMVILRGYASMTGELAGDQWNEGDVSCSVVRRVALPDAFFALDGLLETFLTVLDEFGAFPAVVARELDRYLPFLATTKVLMGAVRAGVGREVAHEAIKENAVASALAMREQGAERNELLDKLAADERLPLDRAQLDALMADKLSFTGAASAQVATVVARIEEIVKQRPEAAGYTPGAIL, from the coding sequence GTGACTTCTGCGCCCGTCAAGCCCCGTATCCCCAACGTCCTCGCCGGACGGTATGCCTCCGCCGAGTTGGCCACGCTCTGGTCGCCCGAGCAGAAGGTGAGGCTGGAGCGTCGGCTCTGGCTTGCCGTGCTGCGGGCTCAGCGCGACCTCGGGATCGAGGTGCCGGACGCGGCGATCGCCGATTACGAGCGTGTCCTGGACACCGTCGACCTGGTCTCCATCGCCGAGCGCGAGAAGGTGACGCGGCACGACGTGAAGGCGCGGATCGAGGAGTTCAACGATCTCGCCGGGCACGAGCAGGTCCACAAGGGCATGACGTCCCGCGACCTCACGGAGAACGTCGAGCAGCTCCAGGTCCGGCTGTCGCTGGAGCTGGTCCGTGACCGTACGGTGGCGGTGCTGGCGCGGCTCGGCAAGCTGGCCGGGGAGTACGGCGAGCTGGTCATGGCCGGCCGGTCGCACAACGTGGCCGCGCAGGCCACCACCCTGGGCAAGCGGTTCGCCACGGCGGCCGACGAGCTGCTGGTGGCCTACCAGCGCGTCGAGGAGCTGCTCGGGCGGTATCCGCTGCGCGGGATCAAGGGGCCCGTCGGTACCGCGCAGGACATGCTCGACCTGCTCGGCGGCGACGCGGACAAGCTCGCCGAGCTGGAGGCGCGGATCGCCGACCATCTCGGGTTCTCGCAGGCGTTCACCTCGGTGGGCCAGGTCTATCCTCGCTCGCTCGACTACGAGGTCGTCACCGCGCTGGTGCAGCTCGCGGCGGCGCCTTCCTCGCTGGCCAAGACGATCCGGCTGATGGCCGGGCACGAGCTGGTGACCGAGGGCTTCAAGCCGGGCCAGGTCGGTTCGTCGGCGATGCCGCACAAGATGAACACCCGCTCCTGCGAGCGCGTCAACGGCCTCATGGTCATCCTGCGCGGGTACGCGTCGATGACCGGCGAGCTGGCGGGCGACCAGTGGAACGAGGGCGACGTGTCCTGCTCGGTGGTGCGCCGGGTCGCGCTGCCGGACGCGTTCTTCGCCCTGGACGGTCTGCTGGAGACGTTCCTGACGGTGCTCGACGAGTTCGGGGCCTTCCCGGCGGTCGTGGCGCGTGAGCTGGACCGCTACCTGCCGTTCCTCGCCACCACCAAGGTGCTGATGGGCGCGGTGCGCGCCGGCGTGGGCCGCGAGGTGGCGCACGAGGCGATCAAGGAGAACGCCGTCGCCTCCGCGCTGGCCATGCGCGAGCAGGGCGCCGAGCGCAACGAGCTGCTGGACAAGCTGGCCGCCGACGAGCGGCTGCCGCTCGACCGGGCCCAGCTCGACGCGCTGATGGCCGACAAGCTGTCCTTCACCGGCGCCGCGTCCGCACAGGTCGCCACCGTCGTCGCGCGGATCGAGGAGATCGTCAAGCAGCGCCCGGAGGCGGCCGGTTACACCCCCGGGGCGATCCTCTGA
- the mug gene encoding G/U mismatch-specific DNA glycosylase yields the protein MTRFTPAELEAARDRLVPDVVAGGLRVLFCGINPGLMTAATGHHFARPGNRFWPVLHLSGFTPRQLKPAEQEELLSYGLGITNVVARATARADELTAEEYREGGRLLAEKVVRLRPRWLAVVGVTAYRAAFGERGATVGPQERVFGDTRVWVLPNPSGLNAHWTAATMAEEFARLREAAEDEG from the coding sequence CTGACGCGGTTCACCCCCGCCGAGCTGGAGGCCGCCCGCGACCGTCTCGTACCGGACGTCGTCGCGGGCGGTCTGCGCGTGCTGTTCTGCGGGATCAACCCGGGCCTGATGACCGCGGCCACCGGCCATCACTTCGCCCGCCCGGGCAACCGCTTCTGGCCCGTGCTGCACCTGTCCGGTTTCACGCCGCGGCAGTTGAAGCCGGCCGAGCAGGAGGAACTGCTGTCCTACGGGCTCGGCATCACCAACGTGGTGGCCCGGGCCACCGCGCGCGCCGACGAGCTGACGGCGGAGGAGTACCGGGAGGGCGGGCGGCTGCTCGCCGAGAAGGTCGTACGGCTGCGGCCCCGGTGGCTGGCCGTGGTCGGCGTGACCGCCTACCGGGCCGCGTTCGGGGAGCGCGGGGCCACGGTGGGTCCGCAGGAGCGGGTCTTCGGGGACACGCGCGTGTGGGTGCTGCCCAACCCCAGCGGGCTGAACGCGCACTGGACCGCGGCGACCATGGCGGAGGAGTTCGCGCGGCTGCGTGAGGCGGCCGAGGACGAGGGCTGA
- a CDS encoding ABC transporter permease, whose product MTFVPALHSEWLKIRTLCSLLGTLLALFAATTAFSALASADPADPAEAAEGSGSGFDPLFTALSGVMPGQIAAIAFGAMAVSAEFRSGALRLSLAAVPRRGRWFAAKLTAVAVPVLAVGPVTALASLVVARAGLGEAADGLTVAQQARGVVGCGIYLTLMALLAAGLAALLRSGVGALSLLIPFILVVSFVIGDAAGGAVAYLPDRAGQVALHASYEGPLGPWSGLAVTALWTAAVILAGGWRLRHRDA is encoded by the coding sequence ATGACCTTCGTACCCGCCCTCCACTCCGAGTGGCTGAAGATCCGCACCCTGTGCTCGCTCCTCGGGACGCTGCTCGCGCTGTTCGCCGCGACGACGGCGTTCTCGGCGCTCGCCAGCGCCGATCCCGCCGATCCCGCCGAGGCCGCGGAGGGATCGGGGTCCGGGTTCGACCCCCTCTTCACAGCCCTCTCCGGCGTCATGCCGGGCCAGATCGCGGCGATCGCCTTCGGCGCCATGGCGGTGTCCGCGGAGTTCCGGTCCGGCGCGCTGCGGCTCTCGCTCGCCGCGGTGCCGCGCCGGGGCCGGTGGTTCGCCGCCAAGCTGACCGCCGTCGCCGTACCGGTGCTGGCCGTCGGACCGGTCACCGCGCTCGCCTCGCTCGTCGTCGCCCGCGCGGGACTCGGCGAGGCGGCGGACGGCCTCACTGTCGCCCAGCAGGCGCGCGGGGTCGTGGGCTGCGGGATCTACCTCACGCTGATGGCGCTGCTCGCGGCCGGTCTCGCGGCCCTGCTGCGCAGCGGGGTGGGCGCGCTGTCGCTGCTGATCCCGTTCATCCTCGTGGTGTCGTTCGTGATCGGCGACGCGGCGGGCGGCGCCGTCGCGTATCTGCCGGACCGGGCGGGGCAGGTGGCGCTGCACGCGTCGTACGAGGGGCCGTTGGGGCCGTGGTCGGGGCTGGCCGTGACCGCGCTGTGGACGGCCGCGGTGATCCTCGCGGGCGGGTGGCGCCTGCGGCACCGGGACGCCTGA